The Amycolatopsis sp. NBC_01480 genome segment GCCCTAGTGGTGGCGACGGAACCTTGTCTTCCACACGATTACCGGGTGATCCAGCGGTCACCCGGCTCACACTCCGGCGGCTTGCCAAACCCGGTACTAGTGAACCATCATGCACTAGAGACCTCGGTGGCGCGGTGAAGGAGTCGGTGTGGACTTTCGGGAGACGTCGGAGCACAGGGACCTCCGGGACACGGTGCGGGCGATCACCGCGAAGTTCGGCCCGGAGTACTTCGTCCCGCGGGCCGAGGCCGGGGAGGCGACGCCCGAGCTGTGGGCGGAGCTGGGCCGGAACGGCTTCCTGGGGATCAACCTGCCCGAGGAGTACGGCGGGGGCGGCGCCGGGCTGGCCGAGCTGGCGATGGTCTGCGAGGAGACCGCGGCGGCGGGCTGCCCGCTGCTCCTGCTGCTGGTCTCGGCGGCGATCTCCGGCGAGATGATCTCCGACTTCGGCACGGAGGAGCAGAAGCGGTACTGGCTGCCGCGGATGGCCTCGGGCGCGGCGAAGGTGGTCTTCGGTATCACCGAGCCGGACGCGGGGTCGAACACCCACCGGCTGTCCACCGTCGCCGAGCGGGACGGCGGCGATTTCGTGATCAACGGGACCAAGCACTACATCTCCGGGGTCGACGAGGCCGAGGCGGTCCTGCTCGTGGCCCGCTCGGGGCGGGACGAGGCCACCGGGCGGGGCCGGCTGTCGCTGTTCCTCGTGCCCACGGACACGCCCGGCCTGGTGAAAACGCCCCTGCCGGTGTCGGTGAAGCTGCCGGAAAAGCAGTTCGTCCTGCACTTCGACGATCTGCGCGCCCCCGCCGAGTGGCTCGTGGGCGAGGAAGGAAACGGCTTCCAGCAGGTGTTCCACGGGCTGAACCCGGAACGGATCACCGGCGCGGCCCTGTGCGTCGGCATCGCCCGGCACGTGCTGGCCAAGGCCGCGGACTACGCGTCGACGAGAACGGTCTGGGACACGCCGATCGGCGCGCACCAGGGCGTCGCGCACCCGCTCGCGAAGGCCTGGATCGAGACCGATCTGGCCGCGCTGATGACGGCGAAGGCGGCGTGGCTGCACGATAACGACCTGCCGGCCGGCGAAGCGGCCAACGTGGCCAAGTACGCGGCGGCGGAGGCGGCGGGCGCCGCGGCCGAGGCGGCCATCCAGGCCCACGGCGGCAACGGCCTCGCCACGGAGTACGGCCTGCTGCCGTACTGGGGCATCTCGCGCCTGCTCCGGATCGCCCCGGTGAGCCGGGAGATGGTGCTCAACTTCGTCGCCCAGCACAGCCTCGGGCTGCCCCGCTCGTACTGACCCCCAGACCTGATCGCCCAGAACCTGATCACACAGAACGGACCCTCGCGTCATGACGACCGTCCTGCGTTCCGCGGTGAACACCGCGGACGAGACCTTCCAGGCCAACGTCCGGCACCAGGAGCAGGTGCTGGCCGAGCTGGACGAGCAGATCCAGGCCGCCATCGCCGGCGGCGGGCCGCGGTACCAGCAACGGCACCGGGACCGGGGGCGGCTGCTGGTCCGGGAGCGGATCGAGCTGCTGCTGGACCGGGACGCCTCGTTCCTGGAGCTGTCGTCGCTCGCGGCGTGGGGCACGCAGTTCCTCGTCGGCGCCTCGGTGGTGACCGGCATCGGGGTGGTCTCCGGCGTCGAGTGCATGTTCATCGCGCACGACCCGACCGTGCGCGGTGGCGCGATGAACCCGTACTCGCTGAAGAAGACGTTGCGGGCACTGGAGATCGCGCGGATCAACCGGCTGCCGGTGATCAACCTGGTCGAGTCCGGCGGTGCGGACCTGCCCACCCAGTCCGAGCTGTTCGTGCACGCCGGGAAGATCTTCCACGACCTCACCGAACTGTCTTCGCTGGCGATCCCGACGATCGCCCTCGTGTTCGGGAACTCGACCGCCGGCGGCGCGTACGTGCCCGGCATGTGCGACTACGCGGTGATGGTCGACCGGCAGGCGAAGGTCTTCCTCGGCGGCCCGCCGCTGGTGAAGATGGCGACCGGCGAGGACGCGGACGACGAGGAGCTCGGCGGCGCGGCCATGCACGCCAAGGTTTCCGGGCTGTGCGACTACTTCGCCACGGACGAGCGGGACTGCATCCGCATCGGGCGGCAGATCGTCTCGGAGCTCAACTGGCGCAAGCTCGGCCCCGGCCCGACGCTGCCCGCCGACGAGCCGCTGTACGACCCCGCCGAGCTGCTCGGCCTCGCGCCGTCGGACATCAAGGTCCCGTTCGACCCGCGCGAGGTGATCGCCCGGGTCGTCGACGGCTCCCGGTTCGGTGAGTACAAACCCTTGTGGGGCACCAGCCTGGTCACCGGCTGGGCGTCCGTGCACGGCTACCCGGTGGGGATCCTGGCCAACGCGCGCGGCGTGCTGTTCAGCGAGGAGGCCAAGAAGGCCAGCGAGTTCATCCAGCTCGCGAACCAGACCGACACCCCGCTGCTGTTCCTGCAGAACACCACCGGCTACATGGTCGGCAAGGAGTACGAGCAGGGCGGGATCATCAAGGACGGCGCCAAGATGATCAACTCGGTGGCCAACAGCAAGGTCCCGCACATCACCCTGAACCTGGCCGCGTCGTTCGGCGCGGGCAACTACGGCATGTCCGGCCGGGCCTACGACCCGCGGCTGATGTTCGCCTGGGCCGGATCCCGGCTCGCGGTGATGGGCGCCGCGCAGCTGGCCGGGGTCATGTCGATCGTGGCGAAGCAGTCGGCGGCCTCGTCCGGGCGGGAGTTCGACGCCGAGGCCGACGAGCGCAACCGCGCGGCGATCGAGGCGCAGATCGACCAGGAGTCGCATTCCTTCTTCGTCACCGCGCGGCTCTACGACGACGGCCTGATCGACCCCCGTGACACCCGCACCGTGCTCGGCATCGCGCTGTCCGCCGCGCACTCCAACACCATCGCCGGCCAGCGTGGCTACGGCGTCTTCCGGATGTGAGGACCACCCTGATGACCAGCCGGACCACCCCGGGCCCGATCCGGAAGCTGCTCGTGGCCAACCGCGGCGAGATCGCCGAACGGGTCATCCGCTCCGCGCGCGCTCTGGACATCGCCACGGTCGCCGTGCACTCCGACCCGGACGCCGACGCGCTGTTCGTCGAGGCCGCGGACGAGGCCGTGCTGCTGCCCGGCGCGGCGGCCGCCGACACGTACCTGCGCGCCGACCTCATCGTCGAGGCGGCACTGGCGACGGGCGCGGACGCGATCCACCCGGGTTACGGGTTCCTGTCCGAGAACGCGGAGTTCGCGCGCCGGTGCGCGCAGGCCGGGCTGATCTTCGTCGGGCCGCCGGTCGAGGCGATCGAGGCGATGGGCTCGAAGATCGCCGCGAAGGAGCTGATGGCGAAGGCCGGCGTCCCGGTGCTGCCGGGCGCCACGATCGACGACGCGGAGGATGTCGACGCCGCGGCCGTCACCGCGATGGCAGACGACATCGGCTATCCCCTGCTGGTCAAGGCTGCCTTTGGTGGCGGCGGGCGGGGAATGCGGATCGTCCGGGCGGCCGGCGACGTCGTCGAGGCCGTGACGGGCGCGCGGCGTGAGGCGGCGTCGGCGTTCGGAAACGGGACGGTGTTCCTCGAGCGGTACGTGGAAAACCCGCGGCACGTCGAGGTGCAGATCTTCGGCGACACCCAGGGCACCGTGGTGCACCTGTTCGAGCGCGAGTGCTCGATCCAGCGGCGGTACCAGAAGATCATCGAGGAGGCGCCGTCACCGGCGGTGGACGAGGCTTTGCGCGCGCAGCTCGGTGACGCGGCCGTCGCGGCGGGCGCGGCGATCGGCTACACCGGCGCGGGAACCGTCGAATTCGTCATGGCGCCCAGCGGCGAGTTCTTCTTCCTGGAGGTCAACACCCGGCTGCAGGTCGAGCACCCGGTCACCGAGGAGATCACCGGGCTCGACCTGGTCGCCCTCCAGCTCCGGGTCGCCGAGGGCGAGCCGCTGCCGATCGAGGCGCGCGAGCCGACGATCACCGGGCACGCCGTGGAAGCCCGGCTGTACGCCGAGGATCCCGCCGCCGACTACCGGCCGGGCAGCGGGCCCCTGCACCGCTTCCGCGTCCCGGACCTGCCCGGGGTGCGCGTCGACACCGGCGTGCGGGACGGTTCGGTCGTCGGCACGAACTACGACCCGATGCTCGCCAAGGTCATCGCGCACGGCCGGACTCGCGCCGAAGCCGTGCGAAAACTGGCCAGAGCCCTTTCGGAAGCCCGGATCCACGGTCCGGTCACCAATCGCGACCTGCTGGTCGCGATCCTGCGTGAGCCCGAGTTCGCCGCCGGCGCCATTGACACCGGTTATCTCACGCGTCACGATCCCGCCGCGCTGGTCGGTCTGCCCGGCAAGGACGCGGTGGCCGTGCACGCACTGGCCGCCGCGGTGGCGGGACAGGCGGAACGCCGTGCGCAGGCGCGGGTGCAACGCCCGGTGCCCACCGGATGGCGCAATGTCGCGAGTGCTCCGCAGCACGCCGAGTACCGCATCGGCGAAACCGACGTCGACCTCACCTACCGCTTCACCCGGCACGGTCTGGGGGCACAGGTCGACGGCGTGCCGCTGGACGGCCTCGCGGTGCTCGACGCGCGTCCGGACCGGGTCGACCTCCGGGTGGGCGGGATCCGGCGCACGGTCGAGGTCCACCAGGTCGGCGACACCGTTTACTGCGACAGCGTGCTCGCCGCCACCACGCTGGTCGAGCGGCCGCGGCTGCCCGAGCCCGGGACGGACGCGGCACCCGGATCGCTGCTGGCGCCCATGCCCGGCACCGTGATCCGGGTCGCGGCGGAGCAGGGGCAGCTGGTCGAAGCGGGCGCGGTGATCGCGGTGTTCGAGGCCATGAAGATGGAGCACGCCGTCCGCGCCCCGGTGGCGGGCCTGGTCGCCGAGCTGTCGGTTCGGGTCGGGCAGAACGTCGAAGCGGGCGAGACCGTCGCCGTCATCACCGAGGAGGAGGCCTGATGGCCCCGGTCAGCTACGAGGTGGCCAACGGCGTCGCCTGGCTCACCATCAATCGCCCCGAGGCGCACAACGCGCTGAGCGAAGCCGTCCGAAAAGGACTGTTCGACGGGGTGCACCGGTTCAACGCCGACGACACGGCGAAGGTGCTCGTGCTGACCGGCGCGGGGGAGAAGGCGTTCTGCGCGGGCGGTGACCTCAAGGAGATGAACGAGGCCGCGCTGACCGTGCCGCCCCCGGACTTCCTGCCGCAGCTGGGCCGCAACATCGACGTGCCGAAGCCGACCATCGCCGCGGTCAACGGGATCGCTTACGGGGGCGGGTTCCTGCTCGCCCAGCAGTGCGACCTGGTCGTGGCCGCCGAGCACGCCCGGTTCGCCGTCTCGGAGGTGAAGGTCGGCCGCGGTTCGCCGTGGGCCGCCCCGCTTTCGTGGCTCGTGCCGCCGCGCGTCGCGCTGGAGATCCTGCTGACCGGCGACCCGATCAGCGCCGCGCGGGCGCAGCAATACGGGTTGGTCAACGACGTCGTCCCGGCGGCCGCGCTGCACGAGCGCGCGCAGCAGCTCGCCGAACGGATCGCCGCCAACGCCCCGCTTTCGGTGCTCGCCGCCAAACGCACTGCCTACCTTTCCGCCGAGCACGACCGGGCGGAGGCGTACGACCGGGCCGAGGAGATCTGGGCGCCGGTCTACCGCTCGCAGGACGCGCAGGAGGGGCCGCTGGCCTTCCGGGAAAAGCGCGCGCCGGTCTGGCAGAGCCGCTGACATGGGCGTCACGATGGACCAGGTGCTCGACGACCTCGAGGCCGAAACCCGGGTGCTGTACGAGCTGGTGGCCGACCTCGGCGACCCGGGGATCGCCGCCGCCACCCCGGCGGCGGGCTGGAGCATCCGCGACCAGCTCACCCACCTCGCGTACTTCGACGAAACGGCCACGCTGGCCGCGGTCAACCCCCCAGCGTTCCGGCGCGCTGCCGAGGCCCTGATGGCCGGCGGCGAGGATTTCCCCGACCGGATCGCCGCCGAGCACGCCGAACTGCCCGCGGCCGACGTCCGGGACTGGCTCGTCCGCGCGCGCCGGGAGTTCGTCGCTGTCTTCCGCGGGATCGATCCGAAGGCGCGCCTTCCTTGGTACGGGCCGGACATGAGCGCGCTGTCCTCGGCCACCGCCCGCCTGATGGAGACCTGGGCGCACGGCCAGGACGTCGCCGACGCCCTCGGCCGGCCCCGCGAACCGACCGACCGGCTGCGCCACATCGCCCACCTCGGCGTGCGGACCACCGCGTTCTCCTTCTCCCTGAACGGAAAACCGGTGCCGGACGGGCCGATCCGGGTCGACCTCACGGCGCCGTCCGGGGCCCGCTGGACCTGGGGTCCGGAAGGCGCCGCGGACCGGGTGAGCGGGACCGCGCTCGACTTCTGCCTGGTGGTGACTCAGCGCCGTCACCTCGACGACACCGCTCTGAGAGCCGACGGGCCGGTCGCCCGCGAGTGGCTGTCGATCGCCCAGGCCTTCGCCGGCGCCCCGGGGACCGGACGCGGGCCAAGCCACCGAGGAGGACGATCGTGACCACGACCATCGGCGGCCGGGCCGTGCGGATCGGCAACTGCTCGGGCTTCTACGGCGACCGGCTCGAGGCCGCCCGGGAGATGGTCGAGGGTGGCCCGATCGACGTGCTCACCGGCGACTACCTGGCCGAGCTGACCATGCTGATCCTGTGGAAAGCCAGGCAAAAGGACCCGTCCGCGGGTTATGCGAAGACCTTCCTCACCCAGGTCGAGCACGTGCTGGGCACCTGCCTCGACCGCGGCATCCGGATCGTCTCCAACGCCGGCGGGCTCAACCCCGCCGGGCTCGCCACGGAACTCGGCGCCCTGGCCGGGCGGCTCGGCCTGCACCCGCGGATCGCCTATGTGGACGGTGACGATCTCGTCGGCCGGCTCGAGGATCTGCAAGAAGCCGGCCACGCGCTGGCCCACCTCGACACCGGCCGCAAGCTCGCCGACGCCGGCGTGCACCCGGTGTCCGCCAACGCTTACCTCGGCGCGTGGGGCATCACCGAGGCCCTGCGGGCGGACGCCGACCTCGTGGTCACCGGGCGCGTCACCGACGCCTCGGTGGTGGTCGGCCCGGCGGCGTGGTGGCACGGCTGGCAGTGGGACTCCGACGACATCCACGACAAGATCGCCGGCGCGATGGCGGCCGGGCACGTGATCGAGTGCGGTCCCCAGGCCACCGGCGGGAACTACGCGTTTTTCGAGGAGGTCACCGACCGCCGGTACCCGGGTTTCCCGATCGCCGAGGTCGAGGCCGACGGGTCGAGCGTGATCACCAAGCACCAGAACACCGGCGGCCTGGTCTCGATCGGCACCGTGACCGCGCAGCTGCTCTACGAGATCGCTGAGCCGGCCTACCTCGGGCCCGACGCCGTCGCCCGGTTCGACACCCTGGAGCTGGCTTCCGACGGCGAAAACCGCGTTCGCATCAGGGGTGCCCGCGGCAGCGCCCCGACCGACCAGCTGAAGGTCGCGCTCAACTACGAGGGCGGCTACCGCAACACGATGACCCTGGTGCTCACCGGCACGCGGATCGAGGAGAAGGCGGCCTGGGCCGAACAGCAGCTGGCCGAGCTGCTCGGCGGGCGGGACCGGTTCGCCGAGTTCGACGTGCGGCTGCTGCGGTTCGACCACCCGGACGCGGCCACGAACGCCGAGGCGACCGCGCACCTGCGCGTCACGGTCAAGGACCCGGACCGGCGCAAGGTCGGGCGGGCCTTCTCCAACACCACCATGGAACTCGCGCTCGGCGGTTACCCCGGCTTCCACACCACCACGCCGCCGTCGGCGGAAAGTGCTTACGGCGTCTACTGGCCGACGCTGGTCCCGGCCGCCGAGGTCGAGCACCGCGTCACGCTGCCGGACGGCACCGTGCGGACCATCCCGCACGATCCGGTCACGGCCGCGGTGCCGGAGTACGTGCCGCCGCCGGGAACGCCCGTGCCCGCCGTCGGGCCGACGCGACGGTTGCCGCTCGGCACGATCGCCGGCGCGCGGTCCGGCGACAAGGGCGGCAACGCGAACATCGGCGTGTGGACCCGCACCGACGAGGAGTACGCCTGGCTGCGCGGTTATCTCACCGCAGCGCGCGTCCGTGAGCTGATCCCGGAGACGGCCGGGCTGGAGATCCGGCGCTACGAGCTGCCGAACCTGCGCGC includes the following:
- a CDS encoding acyl-CoA carboxylase subunit beta yields the protein MTTVLRSAVNTADETFQANVRHQEQVLAELDEQIQAAIAGGGPRYQQRHRDRGRLLVRERIELLLDRDASFLELSSLAAWGTQFLVGASVVTGIGVVSGVECMFIAHDPTVRGGAMNPYSLKKTLRALEIARINRLPVINLVESGGADLPTQSELFVHAGKIFHDLTELSSLAIPTIALVFGNSTAGGAYVPGMCDYAVMVDRQAKVFLGGPPLVKMATGEDADDEELGGAAMHAKVSGLCDYFATDERDCIRIGRQIVSELNWRKLGPGPTLPADEPLYDPAELLGLAPSDIKVPFDPREVIARVVDGSRFGEYKPLWGTSLVTGWASVHGYPVGILANARGVLFSEEAKKASEFIQLANQTDTPLLFLQNTTGYMVGKEYEQGGIIKDGAKMINSVANSKVPHITLNLAASFGAGNYGMSGRAYDPRLMFAWAGSRLAVMGAAQLAGVMSIVAKQSAASSGREFDAEADERNRAAIEAQIDQESHSFFVTARLYDDGLIDPRDTRTVLGIALSAAHSNTIAGQRGYGVFRM
- a CDS encoding acyclic terpene utilization AtuA family protein, yielding MVEGGPIDVLTGDYLAELTMLILWKARQKDPSAGYAKTFLTQVEHVLGTCLDRGIRIVSNAGGLNPAGLATELGALAGRLGLHPRIAYVDGDDLVGRLEDLQEAGHALAHLDTGRKLADAGVHPVSANAYLGAWGITEALRADADLVVTGRVTDASVVVGPAAWWHGWQWDSDDIHDKIAGAMAAGHVIECGPQATGGNYAFFEEVTDRRYPGFPIAEVEADGSSVITKHQNTGGLVSIGTVTAQLLYEIAEPAYLGPDAVARFDTLELASDGENRVRIRGARGSAPTDQLKVALNYEGGYRNTMTLVLTGTRIEEKAAWAEQQLAELLGGRDRFAEFDVRLLRFDHPDAATNAEATAHLRVTVKDPDRRKVGRAFSNTTMELALGGYPGFHTTTPPSAESAYGVYWPTLVPAAEVEHRVTLPDGTVRTIPHDPVTAAVPEYVPPPGTPVPAVGPTRRLPLGTIAGARSGDKGGNANIGVWTRTDEEYAWLRGYLTAARVRELIPETAGLEIRRYELPNLRAVNLVVVGILGAGVASATRPDPQAKGLGEYLRSRLADLPESLLRS
- a CDS encoding TIGR03084 family metal-binding protein, which gives rise to MGVTMDQVLDDLEAETRVLYELVADLGDPGIAAATPAAGWSIRDQLTHLAYFDETATLAAVNPPAFRRAAEALMAGGEDFPDRIAAEHAELPAADVRDWLVRARREFVAVFRGIDPKARLPWYGPDMSALSSATARLMETWAHGQDVADALGRPREPTDRLRHIAHLGVRTTAFSFSLNGKPVPDGPIRVDLTAPSGARWTWGPEGAADRVSGTALDFCLVVTQRRHLDDTALRADGPVAREWLSIAQAFAGAPGTGRGPSHRGGRS
- a CDS encoding acyl-CoA dehydrogenase family protein → MDFRETSEHRDLRDTVRAITAKFGPEYFVPRAEAGEATPELWAELGRNGFLGINLPEEYGGGGAGLAELAMVCEETAAAGCPLLLLLVSAAISGEMISDFGTEEQKRYWLPRMASGAAKVVFGITEPDAGSNTHRLSTVAERDGGDFVINGTKHYISGVDEAEAVLLVARSGRDEATGRGRLSLFLVPTDTPGLVKTPLPVSVKLPEKQFVLHFDDLRAPAEWLVGEEGNGFQQVFHGLNPERITGAALCVGIARHVLAKAADYASTRTVWDTPIGAHQGVAHPLAKAWIETDLAALMTAKAAWLHDNDLPAGEAANVAKYAAAEAAGAAAEAAIQAHGGNGLATEYGLLPYWGISRLLRIAPVSREMVLNFVAQHSLGLPRSY
- a CDS encoding enoyl-CoA hydratase/isomerase family protein, translating into MAPVSYEVANGVAWLTINRPEAHNALSEAVRKGLFDGVHRFNADDTAKVLVLTGAGEKAFCAGGDLKEMNEAALTVPPPDFLPQLGRNIDVPKPTIAAVNGIAYGGGFLLAQQCDLVVAAEHARFAVSEVKVGRGSPWAAPLSWLVPPRVALEILLTGDPISAARAQQYGLVNDVVPAAALHERAQQLAERIAANAPLSVLAAKRTAYLSAEHDRAEAYDRAEEIWAPVYRSQDAQEGPLAFREKRAPVWQSR
- a CDS encoding acetyl/propionyl/methylcrotonyl-CoA carboxylase subunit alpha produces the protein MTSRTTPGPIRKLLVANRGEIAERVIRSARALDIATVAVHSDPDADALFVEAADEAVLLPGAAAADTYLRADLIVEAALATGADAIHPGYGFLSENAEFARRCAQAGLIFVGPPVEAIEAMGSKIAAKELMAKAGVPVLPGATIDDAEDVDAAAVTAMADDIGYPLLVKAAFGGGGRGMRIVRAAGDVVEAVTGARREAASAFGNGTVFLERYVENPRHVEVQIFGDTQGTVVHLFERECSIQRRYQKIIEEAPSPAVDEALRAQLGDAAVAAGAAIGYTGAGTVEFVMAPSGEFFFLEVNTRLQVEHPVTEEITGLDLVALQLRVAEGEPLPIEAREPTITGHAVEARLYAEDPAADYRPGSGPLHRFRVPDLPGVRVDTGVRDGSVVGTNYDPMLAKVIAHGRTRAEAVRKLARALSEARIHGPVTNRDLLVAILREPEFAAGAIDTGYLTRHDPAALVGLPGKDAVAVHALAAAVAGQAERRAQARVQRPVPTGWRNVASAPQHAEYRIGETDVDLTYRFTRHGLGAQVDGVPLDGLAVLDARPDRVDLRVGGIRRTVEVHQVGDTVYCDSVLAATTLVERPRLPEPGTDAAPGSLLAPMPGTVIRVAAEQGQLVEAGAVIAVFEAMKMEHAVRAPVAGLVAELSVRVGQNVEAGETVAVITEEEA